From Tripterygium wilfordii isolate XIE 37 chromosome 13, ASM1340144v1, whole genome shotgun sequence, the proteins below share one genomic window:
- the LOC120011785 gene encoding GATA transcription factor 1-like: MEMESFDTTGRFMDDLLDFSSDIGEEKDDEDTKHRKPLPNLKRNTHATAPFNVLEPFDPARSLPEIVEEELEWLSNKDAFPVVETFVDILSEHPGSLAKHNSPVSVLENSTTSSNSNSNSNGNITNGSSNIMSYCSGVHIPVRARSKRYTRRRQDLLNEKFLCAGRQIGKNVKTGVTVSTVGWKCQHCGAEKTPQWRAGPMGPKTLCNACGVRYKSGRLVPEYRPASSPTFSSELHSNSHRKVIEMRKRKQVMGLFKHMVKG; encoded by the exons ATGGAAATGGAGTCTTTTGACACGACGGGCCGTTTTATGGACGACCTTCTTGACTTCTCGTCCGACATAGGAGAGGAGAAAGACGATGAAGACACCAAACACCGGAAGCCTCTCCCTAATCTTAAACGGAATACCCATGCCACCGCTCCGTTCAACGTTTTGGAGCCGTTTGATCCTGCCCGTTCGTTACCT GAAATTGTGGAGGAAGAGTTGGAATGGCTATCTAACAAAGACGCATTCCCTGTGGTTGAAACATTTGTCGACATCCTCTCCGAGCATCCCGGTAGCTTGGCCAAGCACAATAGCCCAGTCTCCGTGCTGGAGAATAGCACCACCAGCAGCAACAGCAATAGTAATAGCAATGGAAACATCACCAATGGTAGCAGTAATATCATGAGTTATTGTAGTGGCGTCCACATTCCAGTCCGTGCTCGCAGCAAGCGCTACACACGGCGTCGCCAGGACCTCTTGAATGAGAAGTTCTTGTGCGCAGGACGCCAAATTGGTAAAAATGTGAAGACAGGGGTCACAGTATCGACAGTTGGGTGGAAATGTCAGCATTGCGGTGCTGAAAAGACGCCGCAGTGGCGGGCTGGTCCCATGGGGCCGAAAACATTGTGTAATGCTTGTGGGGTTAGGTACAAGTCGGGTCGACTGGTGCCAGAGTACCGTCCGGCTAGCAGCCCCACTTTCTCGAGTGAATTGCATTCAAATTCACACAGGAAGGTAATTGAAATGAGGAAACGGAAGCAGGTGATGGGATTGTTCAAGCATATGGTGAAAGGGTAG
- the LOC120012260 gene encoding uncharacterized protein LOC120012260 has translation MFNTHYDRDHHDHDGNDLPICGESSGEIGAHREESTSDCMSEVDLEGGALEREVHSGNKGERRDCRICHLGLKSRGGLAAIELGCSCKGDLGAAHKKCAETWFKIKGNMVCEICGATAVNVAGDQVNEPNTAMSVAPSAAVAPVIASENQTFWHGRRIMNFLLACMVFLFFISWLFHFKVIR, from the exons ATGTTCAATACCCATTATGACAGAGACCACCATGACCATGATGGGAATGACTTGCCAATCTGCGGCGAGTCTTCCGGAGAGATTGGAGCTCACAGGGAGGAGTCTACTTCAGATTGCATGTCAGAGGTGGACTTGGAGGGTGGAGCTCTTGAGAGGGAAGTGCATTCAGGTAACAagggagagagaagagattGTAGGATTTGTCATTTGGGTTTAAAGAGTCGTGGTGGGTTAGCAGCTATTGAATTGGGTTGCTCCTGTAAGGGTGATCTGGGAGCTGCCCACAAGAAATGTGCGGAAACATGGTTCAAGATCAAAGGGAACAT GGTTTGCGAGATATGTGGTGCCACTGCTGTTAATGTTGCTGGTGATCAAGTGAATGAACCAAATACTGCCATGTCCGTGGCCCCATCAGCAGCTGTAGCTCCTGTAATCGCTTCGGAAAATCAAACTTTCTGGCATGGCCGCCGCATAATGAACTTCCTGCTTGCCTGCATGGTCTTCTTATTCTTCATCTCTTGGCTTTTTCACTTTAAAGTCATAAGATGA